A genomic stretch from Primulina huaijiensis isolate GDHJ02 chromosome 14, ASM1229523v2, whole genome shotgun sequence includes:
- the LOC140957874 gene encoding rho GTPase-activating protein 5-like, giving the protein MTRRLFRSKSCTLSMPFNSSSPTPPSAYTYHQEEEEPEEEEDDEGYFGDFNSDDEADYDSENPATTPFISPSKNSCNLNQQQQFSVLAVVASALRRSLVTCSLEEDDVESDVDIGWPTDVRHVSHVTFDRFNGFLGIPVELQPEVPRKPPSASTSVFGVSPQSMQCSYDHRGNSVPVILLRMQNRLYSEGGLQAEGIFRINAENSQEENVRKQLNRGVVPHGIDVHCLSGLIKAWFRELPSGVLDSLTPEQVMHCNTEEECTQLVKLLPHTEAALLDWAINLMADVAQHEHQNKMNSRNIAMVFAPNMTQMADPLTALIHAVQVMNFLKTLIVKTLHERENHSRSATASNERDHQLVVNEQSADDYTLKQTPDINNPSWSATKRRTLAGGFKEEYDMEAEGILNRLSLRRGMRKLRRHPVFQLSKTVKKNGGLEL; this is encoded by the exons ATGACGCGGCGGCTTTTCAGATCCAAGTCTTGCACCCTCTCGATGCCATTCAACTCTTCTTCTCCAACGCCGCCCTCTGCGTATACGTACCACCAGGAAGAAGAAGaaccagaagaagaagaagacgaCGAGGGATATTTCGGGGATTTCAACAGCGATGATGAAGCCGACTACGATTCCGAGAATCCGGCTACTACCCCATTTATCAGCCCCTCCAAAAATTCTTGTAATCTCAATCAGCAGCAGCAGTTTTCAGTTCTCGCGGTGGTTGCTTCGGCGCTTCGCAGGTCGCTGGTCACCTGCAGCTTGGAGGAGGACGACGTCGAGTCCGACGTAGACATTGGATGGCCCACCGACGTACGCCACGTGTCCCATGTCACGTTCGATCGGTTCAATGGATTTCTTGGAATCCCCGTCGAGCTCCAGCCGGAAGTACCCCGTAAACCCCCCAGCGCCAG TACAAGTGTGTTTGGAGTCTCCCCGCAGTCAATGCAGTGTTCCTATGATCATAGAGGAAACAGTGTGCCCGTAATACTTCTTCGGATGCAGAATCGTTTGTATTCAGAAGGCGGCCTCCaa GCAGAAGGAATTTTTCGAATAAACGCCGAGAATAGTCAAGAAGAAAATGTTAGGAAGCAACTCAATAGAGGTGTTGTGCCACATGGAATTGATGTCCACTGCCTATCCGGACTGATAAAG GCATGGTTTAGAGAGCTTCCCTCGGGAGTTCTCGACTCTCTGACGCCCGAACAGGTGATGCACTGCAACACTGAAGAAGAGTGCACCCAACTTGTGAAGCTACTTCCTCATACCGAAGCAGCATTACTCGACTGGGCGATAAATTTGATGGCGGACGTGGCGCAACATGAGCATCAGAACAAGATGAATTCAAGGAACATTGCAATGGTATTTGCTCCTAATATGACCCAAATGGCTGATCCCCTGACGGCTTTGATCCATGCCGTACAAGTTATGAACTTTCTTAAGACGTTGATCGTGAAAACCCTCCACGAAAGAGAGAATCATTCTCGATCAGCCACCGCTTCAAACGAAAGGGATCATCAACTGGTGGTAAATGAGCAATCTGCTGATGATTATACTCTCAAACAAACTCCCGATATTAATAACCCCTCGTGGAGTGCCACTAAAAGGCGTACATTGGCTGGTGGCTTTAAAGAGGAATACGACATGGAAGCGGAAGGCATACTGAATCGTCTAAGTTTGCGCAGAGGTATGCGAAAGCTGCGCCGGCATCCCGTGTTTCAGTTGAGCAAGACAGTGAAGAAGAATGGTGGCTTGGAACTGTAG
- the LOC140957876 gene encoding uncharacterized protein, with product MKTAGSPETPPTNHRHRTQQRRFLSLAFQKVATPTRFCILLCLSFILGYLWHSLPLLSQSAADLLDHSIFPPDKCGDPVAAENIRQTIIDRVFNHTSPWEGFPPKHVSSDGLILEEWTKGWGSNAPVFEHLIQKVKPKTIIEVGTFLGASAIHMVGLTRKMGLDTQVLCIDDFRGWPGYYDEGKGMKMVNGDVMMLYQFMQNVVRENASDSIMFLPFSTNTALGGLCDWGVYGDLVEVDAAHDFHSAWVDINNAYKVLKPGGILFGHDIVWVGVRKAVNIFARLHGFKVAIDGEHWVLY from the coding sequence ATGAAAACTGCGGGTTCGCCGGAGACACCTCCAACAAACCACCGACACCGGACACAACAGAGAAGGTTTTTGAGTCTCGCCTTCCAAAAGGTCGCCACACCCACCAGATTCTGTATCCTCCTCTGCTTATCCTTCATCCTCGGTTATTTATGGCATTCACTGCCACTCTTGTCCCAATCTGCCGCAGATTTACTCGACCACAGCATCTTCCCGCCTGATAAGTGCGGGGACCCAGTGGCGGCGGAAAACATCCGGCAAACAATCATCGACCGAGTTTTCAATCACACCTCTCCCTGGGAAGGGTTCCCCCCCAAGCACGTTAGCTCCGATGGGCTGATCTTGGAAGAGTGGACAAAAGGATGGGGCTCAAACGCACCGGTTTTCGAGCACTTGATTCAGAAGGTGAAGCCCAAGACCATCATAGAAGTGGGAACGTTTCTCGGAGCATCCGCGATTCACATGGTGGGGCTGACTCGGAAAATGGGCCTGGACACTCAGGTATTGTGCATCGACGATTTCAGGGGGTGGCCCGGATACTACGATGAAGGAAAAGGGATGAAGATGGTGAACGGAGATGTCATGATGCTGTACCAGTTCATGCAGAACGTGGTGCGGGAGAACGCCTCCGATTCAATCATGTTCCTGCCGTTCTCGACGAATACCGCTCTGGGAGGGCTGTGCGACTGGGGCGTGTACGGTGACCTGGTGGAGGTGGATGCGGCGCATGACTTTCACTCGGCGTGGGTGGACATCAACAATGCCTACAAGGTGTTGAAGCCTGGCGGAATTTTATTCGGGCACGACATTGTGTGGGTTGGTGTTCGAAAGGCCGTGAACATATTCGCCCGACTCCACGGTTTCAAAGTTGCAATCGACGGTGAGCATTGGGTTCTTTACTGA
- the LOC140957597 gene encoding transcription factor bHLH14-like — MADDFIISSQSLSSPIMEQQQPTVLQKKLQYILQNEHGGWAYAIFWKSSRDDNNGRILLTWGEGHFQGTKQRSAKSVSPQPERKKIMIEIQALIADATGPVDGEVTDAEWLYVMSLAQSFSLGDGIVGKAFNSGCLIWLSGENQLRFYNCQRVKEAQIHGMQTMVCIPTSNGVVELGSDAVIAENWSLVQQVKSLFESSSSNPADHRTSKGAQFVEKIISFADVGAMADFQEDGEAAAVFPSKQEANMNKTLVNKPELQFSSYLQESDHSDSISDCHFLLETSTKVETKSSTNTPAKKRGRKPSMGYDVSLNHVEAERQRREKLNHRFYALRSVVPNVSRMDKASLLSDAVSYIKELKSKLEELERETKKVKVETADTTDNQSTCTTSVDQIRPSTTNINSTSLEVEVKIVGVDAMIRVQADNANYPATRLMNAIRELELQVHHASMSCVNDLMLQDVVVRVPDGFRCDDALKNALVVRLEQ, encoded by the coding sequence ATGGCTGATGACTTTATCATCTCTTCTCAATCTTTATCTTCTCCCATAATGGAACAACAACAGCCTACTGTGCTTCAAAAGAAGCTTCAATACATACTACAGAACGAGCACGGTGGGTGGGCGTATGCCATATTCTGGAAGAGCTCCAGAGATGATAATAATGGACGCATTTTACTCACATGGGGAGAAGGTCATTTTCAGGGGACCAAGCAAAGGTCTGCCAAATCCGTCTCTCCTCAGcctgaaagaaagaaaatcatGATAGAAATTCAGGCTCTCATTGCTGATGCCACGGGTCCAGTGGACGGTGAGGTCACGGATGCTGAGTGGCTTTATGTTATGTCCCTTGCTCAGTCCTTCTCCCTCGGTGACGGCATCGTGGGCAAGGCCTTTAATTCTGGGTGTCTGATTTGGTTGAGCGGTGAGAATCAGCTCAGGTTTTACAACTGTCAACGAGTAAAAGAAGCGCAGATCCATGGGATGCAAACCATGGTATGTATCCCTACTTCCAATGGTGTTGTTGAGCTGGGATCTGATGCTGTCATAGCCGAGAACTGGAGCTTAGTTCAACAGGTGAAATCACTCTTTGAATCTTCTTCTTCAAACCCAGCCGACCATCGCACCTCAAAGGGTGCGCAGTTCGTAGAAAAAATCATTTCGTTTGCAGATGTCGGGGCGATGGCTGATTTTCAAGAGGACGGAGAGGCTGCAGCAGTATTTCCCAGCAAACAAGAAGCCAATATGAACAAGACACTGGTTAACAAACCTGAGTTACAGTTTTCTTCTTATCTGCAAGAGTCGGACCACTCAGATTCAATTTCCGATTGCCATTTCTTACTAGAGACTAGCACTAAAGTTGAAACCAAGAGTAGTACCAATACTCCAGCCAAGAAGAGGGGCAGAAAACCAAGCATGGGGTACGACGTGTCACTGAACCACGTGGAAGCGGAGCGGCAGAGGAGGGAGAAGTTGAACCACCGCTTCTACGCCCTCCGGTCGGTGGTTCCTAACGTGTCGAGGATGGACAAGGCCTCACTTCTGTCCGATGCTGTTTCCTACATCAAAGAGCTCAAGTCCAAGTTAGAGGAGCTTGAACGAGAAACCAAGAAAGTGAAAGTCGAAACAGCGGATACAACGGACAACCAGAGCACCTGCACCACGTCGGTGGATCAAATCAGGCCCAGCACCACCAATATCAATTCTACTTCACTGGAAGTTGAAGTGAAGATTGTTGGGGTTGATGCGATGATTCGGGTTCAGGCCGACAACGCCAATTACCCGGCCACAAGGTTGATGAACGCCATCAGAGAGCTGGAGCTGCAGGTCCACCACGCCAGCATGTCGTGTGTGAATGATTTGATGCTTCAAGATGTCGTCGTTAGGGTTCCCGATGGATTCAGATGCGATGATGCGTTGAAAAACGCTCTTGTTGTGAGATTGGAGCAGTAA